The genomic window CTCTCTTTTTACTTAAAGGAACTACAAGGTCCCATAAAAACAATTAACTAAAATAACAGAATCGAAATGAAACGATTATTACCTTTTATTAAAATGATGGCTGTAATGCTATGCATTGCACTATCATTTAATGCAAACGCACAAAACCAATATACTTATTGGAATGTCAACGGTAAAAACGTTGGTGAATTAACTTCCTTGAATCGTGTTACAGGATCAGAAAGTAGCGATCCTACAGGCGAAAGCTGTTATAAACAATACACAGTTATCCGTTCTGATGCACAAAGACCTTATCTTAATTTTGATTTGGATGGAGTGATTGATTTCTCGGATTCCAAGGAGATTAAATTAAAGATGTTTACGTTTTCTCCCGATAAACCAGTAACAAATACAACCCTTGCTATTGGTTTATATGATAAAGAACTTTCTGCAGAAAAGTTAGCTTATGCTACGGTAGAAAATTTTGATGAGTGGGTGGAATACACTTTTAATTTTGACGATGTAAACACTGAAATAGCATTCTCTACAGTACGTGTTTATTTTAACTTCGACGACAAATCGGGAGAGTCAAATAATATGATCTATGTGTTGGATCATATCACAGGACCTTTGGTAAAACAAGACATGATCAATACAACGGCTTCAGTTTTAGAGGACGGCCGTCGTGTTCAAATCAACTTCTTAAATCATACGGAGTTTGCTCAATTTTTTAATCCAACTTTCAAAGTATTCAACGAAGCAGGATCAGAACTATCTGTTCGTCAAACATCTATTCAATCTGCTTTTATTGAATTGCTATTGAATGAAGAAGTTCAAATCAACGAGAAATTGACTTACAGCTTTGTTGGTGGAACTGTTTCAGATATAGATGGATTAGTTTTATCTCCTTTTGCAGGAAAAGAAGTAATGAACAATTCTAAGATAGATGAGACTAATTCACTACTTTATAAATTTGGTCAACCTTCTTTATTGAACTTAGGAAATCCATATCAATTTACTTTAGAGGAAACTGCTAAAGATCCTGTTAACCCGTCTGAAATTGCCGGTAAATTTGTCAGAGGTGAATCTCAATGGGTAAATATTGTTTGGACATTATCAAAAAATCACGAATTTGATTTTACTTCATCAAAAACATTCTCATTTGATGTTTATTTAGAGGATATCAATAAGTTAGATTTAAATAAAAAGGTAAATATTGGTTTTAGAAGATATGATGCTGAGGGGAATCGTTTACCTGATTTAAATCTACCAAATCACCAAAGCATTACTTGTTACGGAAATTGGGCAACATATACTTTTGATCTCTCAGAGTATACGATGGACGATTTAAACGGCATTACCGATGTGTTATTCTATATCGCTCCGTCAGATGACAATTTGAAAGGTACAGGTTTGACGGGGTATATCAACAATGTTCGTGGACCTAAAATCATTTCTGATGAGTTAGTGGCTTCTGCATCATTAAGTCCAATGAACAATAAAGTTTTAGTAGACATTGTATCTTTTGGCGAGTTGACAACAGTAACTACTCCAGATTTTACGGTAACAGAAAATGGTCAGCCTGTAGCTGTGACTATGGTGTCTAATACTGAAAGACAATTAGTATTAGAATTGGAAAGAACATTGGACATGGATGCCGAAATTGTAGTGAGCTATAATGCGGATAATGGTAAAGTTCAGGACGAAAATGGTTTTGTGTTGGCTTCTTTCACTCAGAACCTGAACGAACAAAAAGTAGTAGTAGAAAAAGAAATGGAAAATGGTGTTTTCTATTTCTATGATGGGTCAACAACGAATCCATTGTTCAACGTAAACCCAGTAAACCAAGTGGTTGAAGTAGTGGATAATCCATTCCCTACCGCTGAGGTGGCTGATGCAAAAGTCTCTAAGATTGATCGTAAAAAAGGACATAGAGCTATTCAGTACATGAATCTATTGGATGGTGCGACGATTTATGGAGACAGAAACCTGAAATTCTCTATCTATGTATATCAGGAAGGTCAAGCTGAAATGATCAGACAAAATGTATTGCAATTCAGAATATTCACTCCTGGTAGAGCGGGTAACATCGTAGAAAGATTAGATGTAGTGAAACAAGACGGATGGGTGAAATATACTTTTGATTTTACAGATTTCGTAACCAATAACACCGACGGTTCATTAGTAAAAGAATCTGTATACGATACTTTTGAGTTGACTTTTGGTGAAGATATTGGAGATGGTGGTTCAGACGCGACTATCGAGAGCACAATTTATTATGCCACCAACTTCTTTGGACCACATGTACAATCGGATGGAGATGCTTCATTGTATTCATTAATGTCAGATGATATGTATTTGGACGGATTATCTGAAGGAACGAAAAACTTTACAATCGATGTGACTTATGGTGCTGAAGTACCTCAAATTTCAGCTGTTGCTAATAATAAAGAAGCAGTAATTGATATTGCTCAAGCAAATTCACTAAGCGAAAATACAGTGGTGACGGTGACTTCAAAAGATGGTAACACAACTGAAATTTACACCATCACTTACAACGAAGCTGCTCCATCTATGAATGCAGATTTAAAGGAGATTTCATTAAACGGTTTTGCAATAAGTAACTTCGATCCTGCTCAAACAGAGTATACAATTACCTATTTACGTGGAGAAACAACAGTTCCTGAGGTCGATGCTATGGTGGCTGATGAAACGGCTACTTATTCAATAGATGCACCAATGGAAATTCCTGGTGAGACGGTTATTACTGTAACTGCTCAGAATGGAGATGAAAAAGTATATACTTTACATTTCGAATGGACAACAGCCTCAGATATCAATACGGTAGAATACATAAAAGTAAATGATGTGGCGATTGCAGAATTCGATCAGAATACTTTAATGTATGAAGTAACTTACCCTTATGGAACGACAGCTATTCCTACGGTGACATCTTCTACAACAGATGAGTTCGCATCTATAGATATTACACAAGTACCAATGATGCCGGGTGATGCAACTATTGAAGTAACTGCTCAAGATGGATCGGTAAATACATATACTGTCAAATTCTTATTAGGAGCACCTTCCACAGATGCCACTTTAGCTAGTTTAAGCATAGACGGTCAGCCACTTGATAATTTCTCTGCAGATGTATTCGAATACAATGTAGAATATCCGTACGGAACAACTACTATCCCAGAATTATCAGGAGAAACTTCTTTTGTAGATGTAGCGAATGTAGAAACAAACCAAGCCACTGCTATGCCTGGTTCAGCAAGTATTGTTGTTACTGCGCAAGATGGTGTAACAATGTTAACATATACAGTAAATTACAATTGGGGTGATCCTTCAACAGATGCATCTATCACAGCAATTTTATTGGATGGTGTAGCCATGGAAGAATTCGAAGTAGCTACTAATAATTACGAAGTGATGTTACCTGCAAGTACAGAGACTTTACCAGTGATTACGGTGACAACATCAGATGAGAATGCTACTTATGAGGTGTCTACTCTTGAAGGTTTGGAAGGTGAAGTAACGATTACAATTACTGCACAAGACGGAACAACGACATCAACTTATTCTATCAATTTCTCTTTAGAAGTATTATCTGATAATGCCAACTTAACTGCCATTTTATTAGATGATGTAGCCTTGGAAGGATTCAATGCAGATGTTTTTGATTACGAAGTAACGGTATCAGCATTGCAAACAGTTACTTATACTTTAGAAGATGAAACAGCTTCTGTTGAGGTGGTACAAGCAACAGTCTTTGGAGAGAAAGCAATAATT from Flammeovirga yaeyamensis includes these protein-coding regions:
- a CDS encoding T9SS type A sorting domain-containing protein codes for the protein MKRLLPFIKMMAVMLCIALSFNANAQNQYTYWNVNGKNVGELTSLNRVTGSESSDPTGESCYKQYTVIRSDAQRPYLNFDLDGVIDFSDSKEIKLKMFTFSPDKPVTNTTLAIGLYDKELSAEKLAYATVENFDEWVEYTFNFDDVNTEIAFSTVRVYFNFDDKSGESNNMIYVLDHITGPLVKQDMINTTASVLEDGRRVQINFLNHTEFAQFFNPTFKVFNEAGSELSVRQTSIQSAFIELLLNEEVQINEKLTYSFVGGTVSDIDGLVLSPFAGKEVMNNSKIDETNSLLYKFGQPSLLNLGNPYQFTLEETAKDPVNPSEIAGKFVRGESQWVNIVWTLSKNHEFDFTSSKTFSFDVYLEDINKLDLNKKVNIGFRRYDAEGNRLPDLNLPNHQSITCYGNWATYTFDLSEYTMDDLNGITDVLFYIAPSDDNLKGTGLTGYINNVRGPKIISDELVASASLSPMNNKVLVDIVSFGELTTVTTPDFTVTENGQPVAVTMVSNTERQLVLELERTLDMDAEIVVSYNADNGKVQDENGFVLASFTQNLNEQKVVVEKEMENGVFYFYDGSTTNPLFNVNPVNQVVEVVDNPFPTAEVADAKVSKIDRKKGHRAIQYMNLLDGATIYGDRNLKFSIYVYQEGQAEMIRQNVLQFRIFTPGRAGNIVERLDVVKQDGWVKYTFDFTDFVTNNTDGSLVKESVYDTFELTFGEDIGDGGSDATIESTIYYATNFFGPHVQSDGDASLYSLMSDDMYLDGLSEGTKNFTIDVTYGAEVPQISAVANNKEAVIDIAQANSLSENTVVTVTSKDGNTTEIYTITYNEAAPSMNADLKEISLNGFAISNFDPAQTEYTITYLRGETTVPEVDAMVADETATYSIDAPMEIPGETVITVTAQNGDEKVYTLHFEWTTASDINTVEYIKVNDVAIAEFDQNTLMYEVTYPYGTTAIPTVTSSTTDEFASIDITQVPMMPGDATIEVTAQDGSVNTYTVKFLLGAPSTDATLASLSIDGQPLDNFSADVFEYNVEYPYGTTTIPELSGETSFVDVANVETNQATAMPGSASIVVTAQDGVTMLTYTVNYNWGDPSTDASITAILLDGVAMEEFEVATNNYEVMLPASTETLPVITVTTSDENATYEVSTLEGLEGEVTITITAQDGTTTSTYSINFSLEVLSDNANLTAILLDDVALEGFNADVFDYEVTVSALQTVTYTLEDETASVEVVQATVFGEKAIIKVTAEDGVTVKEYTVLFKQLAPTSINDLFADIKVYGFNQVLTLSSKDGFRNNAVRIFNTNGQLVHQQKIDGTKVQIKNLRSSIYIVQLEIDGQVYVQKVML